In the Wyeomyia smithii strain HCP4-BCI-WySm-NY-G18 chromosome 2, ASM2978416v1, whole genome shotgun sequence genome, one interval contains:
- the LOC129720611 gene encoding uncharacterized protein LOC129720611, which produces MFQALKRHVQFLDAYEVEAHYGQVQSRLDKLEKKLEEFEAIQEEIAELDEHGEYEEETNRVSGKFEHEYYEIRAALLAKIAPSIQPIANLDTTIGRSHNTYSGVRLPQISLPDFDGDYTGWLSFKSTYESLIHESTDLNDVQRFHYLKSALKGEAAKLIESLTITSGNYAIAWETITKRYSNEYLLKKRHLQALMEYPKIEREIAASIHGLVDEFEQRLKVLKQLGEKTECWGALLLHWMCSKLDSRSLQMWKDHAASVSEPTFEVLVAFLEKRTRVLDAVSTNSVEESSHKSMSKRPRIAINATRTGERPTICPCCSGDHYMARCAAFLNLNNKERLELINAKRLCSNCFRTGHWVLDCNSNFTCRTCGRKHHSLIHPGFPTNTVSTAIPTPSMESNPRAATNVAASGTEDEQFEAPEQEAVGSYSVETGRKLGICNVFLSTVVLQITNQNGNKLLARALLDNGSQANIISERLCQMLKLNRRSVNIPICGVGQSESRSRYAVNTIISSRVTKFSVSIDFLVLPRITSQLPSVTIPTSHWKIPGKLQLADPQFNVCNRIDMIIGAEYFYQFLYEREMGRISLGRGLPVLVDTVFGWVVSGKCSDVNDEPVNCCLATSENLMEALERFWQAESLDEQQIWSKEEQDCETHYIGTHKRLEDGRYEVRMPKHVNFTRMVGESKDVAMNRFLNLGKRLERDAEMKQQYHAFIQEYLDLGHMCKVSEDAAVDMQPRKIHYLPHHAVVKESSTTTKVRVVFDGSARTNSGYALNDALLKGPTIQDSLLGILLRFRKHEVAIVGDIAKMYRQIRLHSDDTSLQRIFWRFSPEEEVGVYELLTVTYGLTPSSFLAIRTLQQLAKDEGSAYPSAQAALMHDIYVDDFIGGSSDINKAIRLRRELTELMSKAGLTLRKWCSNRPEVLAEIPEDQLATNISVAFGINSDERIRTLEITWDPNSDEFRFSFDFTNNTKIWTRRSILSSIARLFDPLGLMAPVVVTAKLIMQRLALLQTGWDFPVPEELEKRWKDFHEPLTELAEVRISRFAFIADWIEVQLHCFADASELAYGACLYARSIDAAGNIRIELLSSKSRVAPLKRVTLPRLELCAAKEAACLHSNVIKSLELTDTRSFFLVRFNNSASLAESTSQYLANLHREPCFYNSNSLSRAYMAPCCWKGESSRFSFPRHGCK; this is translated from the coding sequence ATGTTTCAGGCGCTTAAGCGGCATGTGCAATTTCTAGACGCATACGAGGTAGAAGCGCATTACGGGCAGGTTCAGAGCAGGTTggacaaattagagaaaaagTTGGAAGAGTTTGAGGCAATCCAAGAGGAAATAGCAGAGTTAGATGAACATGGGGAATATGAAGAAGAAACTAACAGGGTCTCCGGCAAGTTTGAGCATGAATACTATGAGATACGAGCGGCGTTGTTGGCTAAGATAGCACCTAGCATTCAACCCATAGCAAATTTAGATACAACAATTGGTAGAAGCCACAATACTTACAGTGGGGTTCGTTTACCACaaatttcattgcctgattTTGACGGCGATTACACAGGGTGGCTTTCTTTTAAGTCAACATACGAATCACTTATTCATGAGTCAACTGATCTCAATGATGTGCAAAGATTTCACTATTTGAAGTCCGCTCTGAAGGGTGAAGCAGCTAAACTTATAGAATCGTTGACGATCACCAGTGGAAACTACGCGATTGCATGGGAAACTATTACTAAGCGATACTCGAATGAATACTTGTTAAAAAAGAGGCACTTACAGGCCTTGATGGAATACCCTAAAATTGAGCGGGAGATAGCTGCTAGTATCCACGGATTAGTGGACGAGTTTGAGCAACGATTAAAGGTTTTAAAGCAATTGGGTGAAAAAACCGAATGTTGGGGTGCATTGTTGCTACACTGGATGTGCTCAAAGTTAGACTCGCGTTCACTGCAGATGTGGAAGGATCATGCAGCTTCAGTAAGTGAGCCAACCTTCGAAGTTTTGGTAGCCTTTTTGGAAAAGCGCACAAGGGTGCTGGATGCTGTATCAACTAATTCAGTAGAGGAAAGTTCTCATAAGTCAATGAGCAAGCGTCCAAGGATAGCAATAAATGCTACTAGAACGGGTGAGCGACCTACGATTTGCCCATGCTGCAGTGGTGACCACTATATGGCTCGTTGTGCTGCGTTTTTGAACTTAAATAATAAAGAGAGGCTAGAGCTAATAAATGCTAAGCGTTTGTGCAGTAATTGTTTTCGAACTGGACACTGGGTGCTGGATTGCAACTCAAATTTTACGTGCAGAACATGTGGACGGAAGCATCACTCGCTCATTCATCCGGGCTTCCCAACTAACACAGTAAGCACTGCGATACCGACACCTTCGATGGAATCCAATCCAAGAGCTGCTACGAATGTTGCGGCGAGTGGAACTGAAGATGAACAATTCGAGGCACCGGAGCAAGAGGCTGTAGGGTCATATAGTGTTGAAACTGGAAGAAAGCTCGGAATATGTAATGTTTTCTTATCTACTGTTGTGCTGCAGATAACAAATCAGAACGGAAATAAGTTGCTGGCTAGAGCGCTACTCGACAACGGGTCACAAGCAAATATCATCAGTGAAAGATTGTGTCAGATGCTAAAATTGAACAGGCGATCGGTCAATATACCAATATGCGGAGTTGGGCAATCAGAGAGTAGGTCCAGATATGCAGTCAATACGATAATAAGCTCAAGAGTCACCAAATTCTCGGTTTCGATCGATTTTCTTGTGCTCCCACGGATAACCTCACAACTTCCTTCGGTGACTATTCCTACGTCTCATTGGAAGATTCCTGGAAAACTTCAATTAGCCGATCCACAATTTAACGTGTGCAACAGGATTGATATGATAATCGGAGCGGAgtatttttaccaatttttatATGAACGAGAAATGGGTCGCATATCGCTTGGACGTGGACTTCCCGTACTAGTCGACACAGTGTTTGGATGGGTCGTCTCAGGTAAATGTTCGGATGTAAATGATGAACCCGTGAATTGCTGCTTAGCTACTTCGGAGAATTTGATGGAAGCACTGGAAAGGTTTTGGCAGGCCGAAAGTCTTGATGAGCAACAAATTTGGTCCAAAGAAGAGCAAGACTGTGAAACTCACTACATTGGAACCCATAAGCGGTTAGAAGATGGCCGATACGAAGTGCGCATGCCCAAGCATGTCAACTTTACTAGAATGGTAGGTGAATCAAAGGACGTAGCGATGAATCGTTTTTTAAACCTGGGAAAACGGTTGGAAAGAGATGCTGAAATGAAGCAACAGTATCACGCTTTTATTCAGGAGTATTTGGATCTGGGTCATATGTGTAAGGTGTCTGAGGATGCTGCAGTGGATATGCAACCTCGGAAAATTCACTATTTGCCACATCACGCGGTAGTGAAGGAATCTAGTACGACCACAAAAGTGCGTGTGGTATTTGACGGGTCAGCTCGCACTAACTCTGGATATGCTCTTAACGACGCACTTTTAAAGGGACCCACCATTCAAGATTCGCTTCTCGGAATTCTTTTAAGATTTCGCAAACACGAAGTTGCCATAGTTGGAGACATCGCGAAAATGTATAGGCAAATTCGTTTGCATTCGGACGACACTTCCCTGCAGAGAATATTTTGGAGGTTTTCACCTGAGGAAGAAGTTGGCGTTTATGAGCTATTAACTGTTACCTATGGATTGACGCCTTCTTCCTTCTTGGCTATTAGAACTCTGCAGCAATTGGCTAAAGATGAGGGATCTGCTTATCCTAGTGCTCAGGCAGCCCTAATGCACGACATCTATGTTGATGATTTTATAGGAGGATCTTCTGATATAAACAAAGCTATTCGGTTACGGCGCGAATTAACAGAACTAATGTCTAAAGCTGGTCTCACTCTGCGAAAATGGTGCTCAAATCGCCCAGAAGTACTTGCTGAAATTCCTGAAGACCAATTGGCCACAAATATTTCGGTCGCGTTCGGAATAAATTCCGACGAAAGGATTAGGACATTGGAAATTACTTGGGATCCAAACTCAGATGAATTTcgcttttcatttgatttcacaAATAACACGAAAATTTGGACAAGAAGAAGCATTCTTTCCTCCATCGCTAGGCTTTTTGATCCACTCGGGTTAATGGCTCCGGTTGTGGTCACGGCCAAATTGATTATGCAAAGGCTAGCCCTGTTGCAAACTGGATGGGACTTCCCAGTCCCGGAAGAGTTAGAAAAAAGATGGAAGGATTTCCATGAACCTCTCACTGAATTAGCCGAAGTACGAATTAGCCGCTTTGCATTCATTGCTGATTGGATAGAAGTTCAGTTGCATTGTTTTGCGGACGCATCTGAGTTGGCCTATGGTGCGTGTTTGTACGCCAGATCGATCGATGCAGCGGGTAATATTCGCATAGAGTTGTTATCGTCGAAATCTCGTGTCGCTCCCCTGAAAAGAGTGACCCTACCGCGTCTGGAATTATGCGCTGCCAAGGAAGCTGCTTGTTTACATTCCAATGTGATAAAGTCCTTAGAGCTGACCGATACCCGGTCGTTTTTTTTGGTCCGATTCAACAATAGTGCTTCATTGGCTGAAAGCACCTCCCAATACCTGGCAAACCTACATCGCGAACCGTGTTTCTACAATTCAAACTCTCTCTCGCGAGCATACATGGCGCCATGTTGCTGGAAAGGAGAATCCAGCCGATTTAGTTTCCCGAGGCATGGGTGCAAATGA